A single genomic interval of Saccharothrix saharensis harbors:
- a CDS encoding IucA/IucC family protein gives MSPDPLEGDPRSTAEHAHLEALLRCWVRERNVPVDPGGRVRVDVLGLPLEADVRYASPTGRHRFGPVTLAGGPADPVVAVALVGAHLGGATADLVERTAESVRRVAGFVEHRRRAPVGPADRFLDSEQRLMLGHLHHPAPKSRDGLSDADNARYAPELRGSFPLFWFSAAEEVVSHGSVSGPDAVTVLSTLAGRGPEPGRVLVPAHPWQAHDLLTRPRIASLISRGLLEPLGEFGPAWSPTSSLRTVYRTGAPVMLKLSLGLRITNSRRESTSTELRRGSEVHLLLESGYAAGTEKAHPEFSVVRDPAWLAVDEGGEVTGLDVAVREVPGDIGDSRCLAGMVAPRPGIGRSLLGELVLRLNAAEWVADYTDRVLVPMLRLYAETGIGLEAHQQNTLVRLDPAGRVVGGRYRDNQGYYLAASHLPRVLERLGVEQSTLAVVDDAVVDDRLTYYLLRNQALAVIGCIGVEGLADERDLLGVLASRLEAALPALAEAGPDGDRLARRWLEADVLPCKANLLTRLGGIDEVLAPLDAQSVYFDAPNPLREGRCAR, from the coding sequence GACGTGCTCGGGCTGCCGCTCGAGGCGGACGTGCGGTACGCCTCCCCCACCGGGCGGCACCGGTTCGGGCCCGTGACGTTGGCGGGCGGGCCGGCCGACCCGGTGGTCGCGGTGGCGCTCGTCGGGGCGCACCTGGGTGGTGCGACCGCCGACCTGGTGGAGCGCACGGCCGAGTCGGTGCGGCGGGTGGCCGGGTTCGTGGAGCACCGCCGCCGTGCGCCCGTGGGGCCGGCGGACCGGTTCCTGGACAGCGAGCAGCGGTTGATGCTCGGGCACCTGCACCACCCCGCGCCCAAGAGCCGGGACGGCCTGTCCGACGCCGACAACGCCCGGTACGCGCCGGAGCTGCGCGGGTCGTTCCCGCTGTTCTGGTTCTCCGCGGCCGAGGAGGTCGTGTCGCACGGGTCGGTGTCCGGGCCGGACGCGGTGACGGTGCTGTCCACGCTGGCCGGGCGCGGTCCCGAGCCGGGCCGGGTGCTCGTGCCCGCGCACCCGTGGCAGGCGCACGACCTGCTGACCAGGCCGCGGATCGCGTCGTTGATCTCGCGCGGGCTGCTGGAGCCGCTGGGCGAGTTCGGGCCGGCGTGGTCGCCGACGTCGAGCCTGCGCACGGTGTACCGGACCGGCGCGCCGGTGATGCTGAAGCTGTCGCTCGGCCTGCGGATCACCAACTCCCGGCGCGAGTCGACGTCGACCGAGCTGCGCCGCGGCTCGGAGGTCCACCTGCTGCTGGAGTCGGGCTACGCGGCGGGCACGGAGAAGGCGCACCCGGAGTTCAGCGTCGTGCGCGACCCGGCGTGGCTCGCGGTGGACGAGGGCGGCGAGGTCACCGGGCTGGACGTGGCCGTGCGCGAGGTGCCCGGGGACATCGGCGACTCGCGCTGCCTGGCCGGGATGGTCGCGCCGCGGCCGGGCATCGGGCGTTCCCTGCTGGGCGAGCTGGTGCTGCGGTTGAACGCGGCCGAGTGGGTCGCCGACTACACCGACCGGGTGCTGGTGCCGATGCTGCGCCTGTACGCGGAGACCGGCATCGGGCTGGAGGCGCACCAGCAGAACACGCTGGTGCGGCTGGACCCGGCGGGTCGGGTCGTCGGCGGGCGCTACCGGGACAACCAGGGCTACTACCTGGCGGCCTCGCACCTGCCGCGGGTGCTGGAGCGGCTGGGCGTCGAGCAGTCGACGCTGGCCGTGGTGGACGACGCGGTCGTGGACGACCGGCTCACCTACTACCTGCTGCGCAACCAGGCGTTGGCGGTGATCGGCTGCATCGGCGTGGAGGGGCTGGCCGACGAACGGGACCTGCTGGGCGTGCTGGCGTCCCGGTTGGAGGCGGCGCTGCCCGCGCTGGCCGAGGCGGGCCCGGACGGCGACCGGTTGGCCCGGCGCTGGCTGGAGGCGGACGTGCTGCCGTGCAAGGCGAACCTGCTGACCAGGCTGGGGGGCATCGACGAGGTGCTGGCGCCGCTGGACGCGCAGTCGGTCTACTTCGACGCGCCCAACCCGCTGCGGGAGGGCAGGTGCGCCCGGTGA
- a CDS encoding GNAT family N-acetyltransferase, which produces MTHLDAYRPTDDLSGVPGPPLPVLGDGWHARAADPDTRDLDLVHRWMQAPHVVAFWHQAWPRERWEEELRRQVSGRHSLPVLVSRGDDDPVIYLEVYRAARDVVARVYPARPHDLGLHVAVGELGMTDQGLVRRLLPVLTEALFDGDPRCTRVLLEPDVRNRRAIASFTAGGFEPVGEVLLPDKVALLMVRTR; this is translated from the coding sequence GTGACCCACCTCGACGCCTACCGGCCGACCGACGACCTGTCCGGCGTGCCCGGTCCGCCGCTGCCGGTCCTCGGCGACGGCTGGCACGCCCGCGCGGCCGACCCCGACACCCGTGACCTGGACCTCGTGCACCGCTGGATGCAGGCGCCGCACGTGGTCGCGTTCTGGCACCAGGCGTGGCCGCGCGAGCGGTGGGAGGAGGAGCTGCGCCGGCAGGTGTCCGGGCGGCACTCGCTGCCGGTGCTGGTGAGCCGCGGCGACGACGACCCGGTGATCTACCTGGAGGTGTACCGGGCGGCGCGGGACGTGGTCGCGCGGGTCTACCCGGCCCGGCCGCACGACCTCGGGCTGCACGTCGCCGTGGGCGAGCTGGGCATGACCGACCAGGGGCTGGTGCGCCGGCTGCTGCCGGTGCTGACCGAGGCGTTGTTCGACGGCGACCCGCGGTGCACGCGGGTGCTGCTGGAGCCGGACGTGCGCAACCGGCGGGCCATCGCGTCGTTCACCGCGGGCGGGTTCGAGCCGGTGGGCGAGGTGCTGCTGCCGGACAAGGTCGCGTTGCTCATGGTGCGGACGCGGTGA
- a CDS encoding IucA/IucC family protein, whose amino-acid sequence MTDLWRECSAALLAKAIGELCFEGLLTPTGGYELRFDDAVYAFSATRTAFGGWRVEPGSVRRAAAGILGDDVVEPCDDVRLFVVDALRFLRVDPATTAGFLAEVTATLAADVALAATARPAADLVSLPRAELDGHLTGHPWLIANKGRVGFSADDLARHSPEVRTPVRLPWLAVHRGLAEFRGTSSLSEDGVRAHELDPMTVERFTETLQEAGVDPAAYVWLPVHPWQLDHVVRTLWAPESATGRIVELGEAPDWYLPTQAVRTMVNVDAPERYQVKLPLKVLNTSVYRGIPPHCTQAAPVVTQWLAGLWESDKLIGEWGTRLLGEVASVTVRHPLLSRAGAVPYQWLETMGCIWREPVVLRPGERSWSLAALLHVDRSGRPLVLEYVGRTDPAEWFAALLRVLFRPLLHVLYTYGITFNPHGENVVVITDDENVPVRVALFDLVDDVNVSVDRVPARGPEPDAHDPVLPRKPWPVLRQYIVDALLVGVFRPLSTLLPLDHDRFWGMVRGEVDAYRVRFPDLADRVDAGSLTAPEFLRYPLNGYRLTLGYRDLAARPPVPTTGTLPNPLHHVTPVPPPDGW is encoded by the coding sequence TTGACTGACCTGTGGCGCGAGTGCTCGGCGGCGTTGCTGGCCAAGGCGATCGGCGAGCTGTGCTTCGAAGGGCTGCTCACCCCCACCGGGGGCTACGAGCTGCGGTTCGACGACGCGGTGTACGCGTTCTCGGCCACGCGGACGGCGTTCGGCGGGTGGCGGGTGGAGCCGGGGTCGGTGCGCCGGGCGGCGGCCGGGATCCTCGGCGACGACGTCGTGGAACCGTGCGACGACGTGCGGCTGTTCGTGGTGGACGCGTTGCGGTTCCTGCGGGTGGACCCGGCCACGACCGCCGGTTTCCTGGCCGAGGTGACCGCGACCCTGGCCGCCGACGTGGCGCTGGCGGCGACCGCGCGGCCGGCCGCGGACCTGGTGTCGTTGCCGAGGGCGGAGCTGGACGGGCACCTGACCGGGCACCCGTGGCTGATCGCGAACAAGGGCCGGGTCGGGTTCTCGGCCGACGACCTGGCGCGGCACAGCCCCGAGGTGCGCACGCCCGTGCGGCTGCCGTGGCTGGCCGTGCACCGGGGGCTCGCGGAGTTCCGCGGCACGTCCTCGCTGTCCGAGGACGGCGTGCGGGCGCACGAGCTGGACCCGATGACCGTGGAGCGGTTCACCGAGACGTTGCAGGAGGCGGGCGTCGACCCGGCGGCCTACGTGTGGCTGCCCGTGCACCCGTGGCAGCTCGACCACGTCGTGCGCACGTTGTGGGCGCCGGAGTCGGCCACCGGCCGGATCGTGGAGCTGGGCGAGGCGCCGGACTGGTACCTGCCGACCCAGGCGGTCCGGACCATGGTCAACGTGGACGCGCCGGAGCGCTACCAGGTCAAGCTGCCGTTGAAGGTGCTGAACACGTCGGTGTACCGGGGCATCCCGCCGCACTGCACGCAGGCCGCGCCGGTCGTGACGCAGTGGCTCGCGGGGCTGTGGGAGTCGGACAAGCTGATCGGCGAGTGGGGCACGCGACTGCTGGGCGAGGTCGCGTCGGTGACCGTGCGGCACCCGCTGTTGTCACGGGCCGGCGCGGTGCCGTACCAGTGGCTGGAGACGATGGGCTGCATCTGGCGCGAGCCGGTGGTGCTGCGCCCCGGTGAGCGCTCGTGGTCGTTGGCCGCCCTGCTGCACGTGGACCGGTCCGGACGGCCGCTGGTGCTGGAGTACGTGGGTCGGACCGACCCGGCGGAGTGGTTCGCGGCGCTGCTCCGCGTCCTGTTCCGGCCGCTGCTGCACGTGCTGTACACGTACGGGATCACGTTCAACCCGCACGGCGAGAACGTCGTCGTGATCACCGACGACGAGAACGTGCCGGTCCGCGTCGCCCTGTTCGACCTGGTGGACGACGTGAACGTGTCCGTGGACCGGGTGCCCGCCCGCGGCCCGGAACCGGACGCCCACGACCCGGTGCTGCCGCGCAAGCCGTGGCCGGTCCTGCGCCAGTACATCGTGGACGCCCTGCTGGTCGGCGTGTTCCGCCCCCTGTCGACCCTGCTGCCACTGGACCACGACCGCTTCTGGGGCATGGTCCGGGGCGAGGTCGACGCCTACCGGGTCCGCTTCCCCGACCTGGCCGACCGGGTGGACGCCGGCTCGCTCACCGCGCCGGAGTTCCTGCGCTACCCGCTCAACGGCTACCGCCTCACCCTGGGCTACCGGGACCTGGCCGCCCGCCCCCCGGTGCCGACGACGGGCACGCTGCCCAACCCGCTGCACCACGTGACCCCGGTGCCGCCGCCGGACGGCTGGTGA
- a CDS encoding lysine N(6)-hydroxylase/L-ornithine N(5)-oxygenase family protein, with protein MTADVVAIGCGPFNLGLAALASTVDDLDVVVLEARPELRWHSGVMFGDAVLQVSFLADLVTLVDPTHPLSFLAYLRDADRLYPFYVRERFHPTRREYEDYLRWAAARLPVRFSHAVTSVRWEDDRFAVSGPGFSVDARHLVLGVGTTPAVPPALAGLGDRLVHSSDYLHRALAADRVTVVGSGQSGAEIVRDLLRRNLDGGPAVTWLTRTPVFAPLDYTKLVLEMTTPSYVRHFHSLPQDRRDAVRAEHWRHYRAISAETLEELHDLLYRREWEHGLAPVELRPGVTVVSSSATGPEVVLECAHRDTGRTFRHRTDLVVAATGYRQAPTPFLQPLEPFVHRDAEGRYVVALDHSISLDPSVTGRVFVANADLHSHGVAAPDLGIGAVRNATIVNAVTGREVYRLPEHTAYTSFGAPGDAGRPGDDLD; from the coding sequence GTGACCGCCGACGTCGTGGCGATCGGCTGCGGCCCGTTCAACCTGGGGCTGGCCGCGCTGGCGTCCACCGTCGACGACCTGGACGTCGTGGTGCTGGAGGCGCGACCGGAGCTGCGCTGGCACAGCGGGGTGATGTTCGGCGACGCGGTGCTCCAGGTGAGCTTCCTGGCCGACCTGGTGACGTTGGTCGACCCGACGCACCCGCTGTCGTTCCTGGCCTACCTGCGGGACGCGGACCGGCTGTACCCGTTCTACGTGCGGGAGAGGTTCCACCCGACCCGGCGCGAGTACGAGGACTACCTGAGGTGGGCGGCGGCACGGCTGCCGGTGCGGTTCTCGCACGCGGTGACGTCCGTGCGGTGGGAGGACGACCGGTTCGCCGTGTCGGGCCCGGGGTTCTCGGTGGACGCGCGGCACCTGGTGCTCGGGGTGGGCACCACGCCGGCCGTGCCGCCCGCGCTGGCGGGCCTGGGCGACCGGCTCGTGCACAGCTCCGACTACCTGCACCGGGCGCTCGCCGCCGACCGGGTGACCGTGGTGGGGTCGGGCCAGTCGGGTGCGGAGATCGTGCGGGACCTGCTGCGGCGCAACCTCGACGGCGGCCCGGCGGTCACGTGGCTGACCCGCACGCCGGTGTTCGCGCCGCTGGACTACACGAAGCTGGTGCTGGAGATGACCACGCCCTCGTACGTGCGGCACTTCCACTCGTTGCCGCAGGACCGGCGGGACGCGGTGCGCGCCGAGCACTGGCGGCACTACCGGGCGATCTCGGCGGAGACGCTGGAGGAGCTGCACGACCTGCTGTACCGGCGGGAGTGGGAGCACGGGCTCGCGCCGGTCGAGCTGCGGCCCGGCGTGACGGTGGTGTCGTCGTCGGCCACCGGTCCGGAGGTGGTGCTGGAGTGCGCGCACCGGGACACCGGCCGCACGTTCCGGCACCGCACCGACCTGGTCGTGGCGGCCACCGGGTACCGCCAGGCGCCGACGCCGTTCCTGCAACCGCTGGAGCCGTTCGTCCACCGCGACGCCGAGGGCCGGTACGTCGTCGCGCTCGACCACTCGATCTCGCTGGACCCCTCGGTCACCGGCCGGGTGTTCGTGGCCAACGCCGACCTGCACAGCCACGGCGTGGCCGCGCCCGACCTGGGCATCGGCGCGGTGCGCAACGCGACCATCGTCAACGCGGTGACCGGCCGCGAGGTCTACCGCCTGCCGGAGCACACCGCCTACACCAGCTTCGGCGCCCCCGGGGACGCCGGGCGACCTGGAGACGACCTTGACTGA